AAAATTATACGCGCAGCTTGAAACTTAAAACCTGAAACAAATTTTTTCCGTAATTTTGTAATATGAAAATAGAAATTTGGTCGGACATCATGTGTCCGTTTTGTTATATCGGAAAAAGACAATTGGAAACTGCTTTAAAACAGTTTCCTAATGATGAATTTGAAATTGAATGGAAAAGTTTTCAGCTTGATCCATCTATTACGCCACAGCCCGGAAAAGACGTTTACACGTATTTAGCCGAAAGAAAAGGCATGTCTGTAGAACAATCCCGCGAAATGCATAAAGGTGTCTCAGAACGCGCTAAAAGTGTTGGTTTAGATTACAACTTTGATAAAGCAGTTATTTCAAATTCATTAGAAGCGCATAGAATTATTCAGCTGGCTAAAACCAAAAAGTTAGGCGATGAAATTGAAGAAATCTTCTTTAAAGCTTATTTTACTGAAGGAA
The sequence above is a segment of the Flavobacterium sp. genome. Coding sequences within it:
- a CDS encoding DsbA family oxidoreductase; this encodes MKIEIWSDIMCPFCYIGKRQLETALKQFPNDEFEIEWKSFQLDPSITPQPGKDVYTYLAERKGMSVEQSREMHKGVSERAKSVGLDYNFDKAVISNSLEAHRIIQLAKTKKLGDEIEEIFFKAYFTEGRDLNDGPTLIELAEKAGLNKNDILEVLESETLFLKEVQHDINEAQQIGVQGVPFFVFDRKYAVSGAQPVEAFVNTIKEGLK